In Clostridia bacterium, a genomic segment contains:
- a CDS encoding phosphoribosylformylglycinamidine cyclo-ligase, with the protein MEKSYSESYKNAGVDITAGYEAVRLMKDSIARTVTPGVLSGLGGFGGLFQPDLSGIKRPVLVSGTDGVGTKLKLAFLLDKHDTVGIDCVAMCVNDVICCGAKPLFFLDYIALGKNVPQRVADIVAGVAEGCVQSGAALIGGETAEMPGFYPEDEYDLAGFCVGVADADRIIDKERVETGDVIIALPSSGVHSNGFSLVRKVFDVERADLRAYADRLGKPLGECLLTPTKIYVKPMLALFGSVDVKGVSHITGGGFYENIPRALPEGKCARIDRASLRVPPIFGLIAEKGGIPERDMFNTYNMGVGMSVIVPAAQADEALRVLKNAGEDAYVIGEVAEGDGVVIE; encoded by the coding sequence ATGGAAAAGAGCTACAGCGAGAGCTATAAAAACGCGGGAGTCGACATAACCGCGGGCTACGAGGCCGTCCGGCTTATGAAGGACAGCATCGCGCGCACGGTAACTCCGGGCGTGCTTTCCGGACTCGGCGGCTTCGGCGGCCTGTTTCAGCCCGACCTTTCGGGTATTAAGCGCCCCGTGCTCGTTTCCGGCACCGACGGAGTAGGCACGAAGCTGAAGCTGGCGTTCCTGCTGGATAAGCACGACACCGTCGGCATCGACTGCGTCGCGATGTGCGTCAACGACGTCATCTGCTGCGGGGCGAAGCCGCTGTTCTTCCTCGACTATATCGCGCTCGGCAAAAACGTGCCGCAGCGCGTCGCGGATATCGTCGCCGGCGTCGCGGAGGGCTGCGTGCAGTCCGGCGCCGCGCTCATCGGAGGCGAGACCGCCGAAATGCCCGGCTTTTACCCCGAGGACGAATACGACCTCGCGGGCTTCTGCGTCGGAGTCGCGGACGCGGATAGGATAATCGACAAAGAGCGCGTCGAAACCGGCGACGTTATCATCGCGCTGCCGTCTTCGGGCGTCCACTCGAACGGCTTTTCGCTCGTTCGCAAGGTCTTCGACGTCGAGCGCGCCGACCTCCGCGCCTACGCCGACCGCCTCGGCAAGCCGCTCGGCGAATGCCTGCTGACGCCTACGAAGATATACGTCAAGCCGATGCTTGCGCTGTTCGGCTCCGTCGACGTAAAGGGGGTTTCCCACATCACCGGCGGAGGCTTCTACGAGAATATCCCGCGCGCGCTGCCTGAGGGCAAATGCGCGAGGATAGACCGCGCTTCGCTGCGCGTTCCGCCCATATTCGGCCTCATCGCCGAGAAGGGCGGTATCCCCGAGCGCGATATGTTCAACACCTACAATATGGGCGTCGGCATGAGCGTCATCGTTCCCGCCGCCCAGGCGGACGAGGCGCTGCGCGTGCTGAAAAACGCGGGCGAGGACGCGTACGTCATCGGCGAGGTCGCCGAGGGCGACGGCGTCGTTATCGAATAA
- a CDS encoding phosphoribosylglycinamide formyltransferase — MIDGRVAVLVSGGGTNLQALIDAQKKGIIRSGRIVLVVSSNPDAYALTRAKKADIPTFVAEKGANFEKSIIAAIEEAKADFIVLAGFMKILSADFVRRYERRIINVHPALIPSFCGEGFYGLKVHQAALDYGVKVTGATVHFVNEIPDGGEIIAQKAVAIREDDTAETLQKRVMRLAEHKILPLALEKCLSEARR, encoded by the coding sequence ATGATTGACGGAAGAGTCGCGGTGCTCGTCTCCGGAGGCGGCACGAACCTGCAGGCGCTGATAGACGCGCAGAAAAAGGGGATAATCAGGAGCGGCCGCATCGTGCTCGTCGTTTCCAGCAACCCCGACGCATACGCGCTTACGCGCGCGAAGAAGGCGGATATCCCGACCTTCGTCGCGGAGAAGGGCGCAAATTTCGAGAAGAGCATCATCGCCGCGATAGAGGAGGCGAAGGCGGATTTCATCGTCCTCGCCGGTTTCATGAAGATACTCAGCGCGGATTTCGTCCGGCGCTATGAGAGAAGGATAATCAACGTCCATCCGGCGCTCATCCCCTCCTTCTGCGGCGAGGGATTTTACGGCCTTAAGGTGCATCAGGCGGCGCTGGACTACGGCGTGAAGGTCACCGGCGCGACGGTGCATTTCGTCAACGAGATACCCGACGGCGGCGAAATAATCGCGCAGAAGGCGGTCGCGATCCGCGAGGACGATACCGCCGAAACTTTGCAAAAACGTGTTATGCGGCTTGCGGAGCACAAGATACTTCCGCTCGCGCTTGAAAAATGCCTGAGTGAAGCCCGTCGCTGA
- a CDS encoding IMP cyclohydrolase: MVELKEYLSSNVYPGRGIIIGRTSDGSAAVAYFIMGRSVNSRNRVFVADGDGIRTEAKDPSKLVDPSLIIYSPVRVIGDKLIVTNGDQTDTIYDFIADGKTFEQALDTRCYEPDEPNFTPRISGMLDESDGSYKLSILRCKKGECERVYRDYAPVPGAGHIIHTYDSDGSPIPSFSGDPVEVRIPDSIEEFTSILWENLNEDNKVSLFVRYVSSKNGIGETKIINKY; the protein is encoded by the coding sequence ATGGTTGAACTGAAAGAGTATTTATCGTCAAACGTCTATCCCGGCAGAGGGATAATCATCGGCAGAACTTCCGACGGCAGCGCCGCTGTCGCGTACTTCATCATGGGGCGCAGCGTCAACAGCCGCAACCGCGTCTTCGTCGCGGACGGCGACGGCATACGCACCGAGGCGAAGGATCCCTCCAAGCTTGTCGATCCGTCGCTCATCATATACTCGCCGGTCAGAGTCATCGGCGACAAGCTGATAGTTACGAACGGCGACCAGACCGATACGATCTATGATTTCATAGCGGACGGCAAGACATTCGAGCAGGCGCTCGACACCCGCTGCTACGAGCCGGACGAGCCGAATTTCACCCCGCGCATCAGCGGCATGCTCGACGAAAGCGACGGCTCCTATAAGCTCAGCATCCTGCGCTGCAAAAAGGGTGAATGCGAGCGCGTTTACCGCGATTACGCGCCCGTTCCGGGCGCCGGACACATAATCCACACCTACGATTCGGACGGCTCGCCGATCCCCTCCTTCTCGGGAGATCCCGTCGAGGTTCGTATCCCCGACAGCATCGAGGAGTTCACCTCGATCCTCTGGGAGAATCTCAACGAAGACAACAAGGTCTCGCTTTTCGTCAGATACGTCAGTTCCAAAAACGGCATCGGCGAAACGAAGATCATCAACAAGTATTGA
- a CDS encoding phosphoribosylaminoimidazolecarboxamide formyltransferase, giving the protein MKEFTLKYGCNPNQSPARIFVENGELPVEVLNGRPGYINFLDAFNSWQLVKELKAALGLPAAASFKHVSPAGAAVGLPLSDVLRQIYFTGDGGLSPLACAYARARGADRMSSFGDWIALSDVCDLSTAKLIQHEVSDGVIAPGYDDDALEVLKSKRKGNYNIVKIDPEYVPPKTEVKQVFGVSFEQGRNDLEISEKLLENVVTANKEFPESAKRDLILALITLKYTQSNSVCYAKDGQAIGVGAGQQSRIHCTRLAGTKADNWHLRQHPKVLALPFREDIARPNRDNAIDVYISEFYEDVIGDGVWQECFTRKPEPLTPAEKREFLDGVKGVSLGSDAFFPFGDNIERAVKSGVQYISEPGGSIRDEQVIETCDRFGVTMAFSGVRLFHH; this is encoded by the coding sequence ATGAAAGAGTTCACCCTGAAATACGGCTGCAATCCCAACCAGTCGCCCGCGCGTATATTCGTCGAGAACGGCGAGCTGCCCGTTGAAGTCCTCAACGGCAGACCCGGCTATATCAATTTCCTCGACGCGTTCAACTCCTGGCAGCTCGTCAAGGAGCTGAAGGCGGCGCTCGGGCTTCCCGCCGCGGCGTCCTTCAAGCACGTCAGCCCCGCCGGAGCGGCGGTCGGACTTCCGCTTTCCGACGTGCTGCGTCAGATATACTTCACCGGCGACGGCGGGCTTTCGCCGCTTGCCTGCGCCTACGCCAGAGCGCGCGGCGCGGACAGAATGTCCTCCTTCGGCGACTGGATCGCGCTTTCCGACGTCTGCGACCTTTCCACCGCGAAGCTTATTCAGCACGAAGTATCCGACGGCGTGATCGCCCCCGGCTACGACGACGACGCGCTCGAGGTGCTGAAATCCAAGCGCAAGGGCAACTACAATATCGTGAAGATCGACCCCGAATACGTTCCTCCGAAAACGGAGGTCAAGCAGGTCTTCGGCGTTTCCTTCGAGCAGGGGAGAAACGACCTCGAGATAAGCGAAAAGCTGCTCGAAAACGTAGTCACCGCCAACAAAGAGTTCCCCGAGAGCGCGAAGCGCGACCTAATCCTCGCGCTCATCACGCTGAAATATACCCAGTCAAACTCCGTCTGCTACGCGAAGGACGGTCAGGCGATCGGCGTAGGCGCCGGTCAGCAGTCGCGCATCCACTGCACCCGTCTCGCCGGCACGAAGGCGGATAACTGGCATCTGCGCCAGCATCCGAAGGTGCTCGCTCTGCCGTTCCGCGAGGATATAGCCCGCCCGAACAGGGACAACGCCATCGACGTTTACATCTCCGAGTTTTACGAAGACGTCATCGGCGACGGGGTCTGGCAGGAGTGCTTCACCCGCAAGCCCGAGCCGCTTACCCCCGCGGAGAAGCGCGAGTTTCTCGACGGCGTGAAGGGCGTTTCGCTCGGCAGCGACGCGTTCTTCCCCTTCGGCGACAACATCGAGCGCGCCGTCAAGAGCGGCGTGCAGTACATCTCCGAGCCCGGCGGCTCGATCCGCGACGAACAGGTCATCGAGACCTGCGACCGCTTCGGCGTGACGATGGCGTTCAGCGGCGTCCGCCTGTTCCACCACTGA
- the purD gene encoding phosphoribosylamine--glycine ligase yields the protein MKVLVVGSGGREHAVIKKLRESALVDKIYALPGNGGIAQDAECVPIGAMELEKIRDFAVEKGIGLAVVTPDDPLVAGAVDLLEAAGVPAFGPCKAAAAIEGSKAFAKELMKKYGIPTARYEVFTDCEKALEYAASAPMPFVVKADGLALGKGVVIPATREEALAAVRSMMSGEAFGDSGRTVVIEEFLEGPEVSVLAFTDGKTIVPMVSSMDHKRALDGDKGLNTGGMGTVAPNPYYTDAVAKECMERIFLPTVAAMNAEGRPFKGCLYFGLMITENGPKVIEYNCRFGDPETQVVLPLLEGDLARIMLAVRNGTLADERVSFSDKRAACVILASGGYPKAYKKGCPITIGDVGDAVVYHAGTKLTEDGLVTSGGRVMGVTAVGETLRQALDRAYAAADNISFENMYKRSDIGARALKAAE from the coding sequence ATGAAGGTGCTCGTTGTCGGAAGCGGCGGCAGAGAACACGCCGTGATAAAGAAGCTGCGCGAAAGCGCGCTTGTCGATAAGATATACGCGCTGCCCGGAAACGGCGGCATCGCGCAGGACGCCGAATGCGTCCCGATAGGCGCGATGGAGCTGGAGAAGATCCGCGACTTCGCGGTCGAAAAGGGGATAGGCCTCGCCGTCGTGACGCCGGACGACCCGCTTGTCGCCGGCGCCGTCGACCTGCTCGAGGCCGCGGGAGTGCCCGCCTTCGGGCCCTGCAAAGCCGCCGCCGCGATAGAGGGCAGCAAGGCGTTCGCCAAGGAGCTGATGAAGAAATACGGCATCCCGACGGCGCGCTACGAGGTGTTCACCGATTGCGAAAAGGCGCTCGAATACGCCGCCTCCGCGCCAATGCCCTTCGTCGTCAAGGCGGACGGGCTCGCGCTCGGCAAGGGCGTCGTGATCCCCGCGACGAGGGAAGAGGCGCTCGCCGCCGTCCGCTCGATGATGTCGGGCGAGGCGTTCGGCGACAGCGGCAGAACGGTCGTCATCGAGGAGTTCCTCGAGGGGCCGGAGGTCTCCGTTCTCGCCTTCACCGACGGCAAAACGATCGTGCCGATGGTGTCCTCGATGGATCACAAACGCGCCCTCGACGGCGACAAGGGCCTGAACACCGGCGGTATGGGCACGGTCGCGCCCAACCCCTACTACACCGACGCCGTCGCGAAGGAGTGCATGGAACGCATATTCCTGCCCACCGTCGCGGCGATGAACGCCGAAGGCCGCCCATTCAAGGGCTGCCTCTATTTCGGGCTCATGATAACCGAAAACGGCCCGAAGGTCATCGAATACAACTGCCGCTTCGGCGATCCCGAAACGCAGGTCGTGCTCCCGCTGCTGGAGGGCGACCTTGCGCGGATAATGCTCGCCGTCCGTAACGGCACGCTCGCGGATGAAAGAGTATCCTTTTCGGATAAGCGCGCCGCCTGCGTGATCCTCGCCTCCGGCGGCTACCCGAAGGCGTACAAAAAGGGCTGCCCGATCACGATAGGCGACGTCGGCGATGCCGTCGTCTACCACGCCGGCACGAAGCTGACGGAGGACGGACTCGTTACCTCCGGCGGCAGAGTCATGGGCGTGACTGCCGTCGGCGAAACGCTGCGGCAGGCGCTCGACAGGGCTTACGCCGCCGCGGATAATATCAGCTTTGAAAATATGTATAAGCGGAGCGACATAGGCGCGAGAGCGCTTAAGGCCGCCGAATAA
- a CDS encoding phosphoribosylformylglycinamidine synthase — translation MVFRVFTERKRGFAAEAARTLSDIRELLGVTSVTGVRLLNRYDAEGMSEADFRACLTTVFSEPQMDDILFEVPQGNYTAFAVEYLPGQFDQRADSCAQCIQLACGGERPAVRSGKVYLLEGDVTPAQLEAVKKYIINPVESREASFDKPETLRMDADAPADVAVLDGFTRLDDAGLDKVIADYRLAMDHADIAFCRDYFRGEGRDPSLTELRMLDTYWSDHCRHTTFGTVIESVELADPAVAAAYARFEDMRRELGRTKPVTLMELATIGAKYLKAKGLLTDLDESEEINACTVKIKAVVDGEAQDWLLLFKNETHNHPTEIEPFGGAATCIGGAIRDPLSGRAYVYQAMRVTGASDPTVPISETLSGKLPQRKIVTEAAAGYSSYGNQIGLATGLVDEIYHPGYAAKRMEIGAVVGAAPARNVRREVPAPGDVVILLGGRTGRDGCGGATGSSKSHSVASLEQCGAEVQKGNAPEERKLQRLFRNSEAARLIKRCNDFGAGGVSVAIGELADGMEINLDLVPKKYDGLDGTELAISESQERMAVVLAAADKARFLELAAGENLEAVQVAEITAEPRLVMKWRGKTIVDISREFLNSSGAPKYTSVRVDAPAPEAEAPVEGGFAERVKALASDLNVCSKRGLSERFDSTIGAATLLSPFGGKRRRTPAQAMAALLPADGETDACSIMAYGFEPYRTERDPYAGSYTAVAQSVAKVIAAGGKRANTHLTFQEYFQRLGSAPENWGKPFAALLGALDAQIDLSLAAIGGKDSMSGSFEKFHVPPTLVSFAVASGVQSDVIAPEFKRAGARVFLLRPDEEGGRPTAAGLTTAFDYAEKLIADKKAVSAYVVGGKGAAEGVMKCCFGNGLGFAFADGADPFAPHACSFILEAADGFEPRAAEGFEISLLGVVTGEYTIAFGNEKADLSEIEALYEGRLESVFHSFAAPAEKPPVLAYEGKSAAAPAVLTAKPRVFIPVFPGTNCEYDTARAFEKAGAEPDVFVLRNLTAADIAASASEAARRIARSQIIFIPGGFSGGDEPDGSGKFITAFFRSPAVSEATGELLDVRKGLMGGICNGFQALVKLGLLPYGRIREATSDSPTLTYNVIGRHQSRMVLTRVASALSPWLSACEVGDVHLVPVSHGEGRFVAPEPLLRELADNGQIATQYCDADGTPSGDIEYNPNGSYWAVEGITSADGRIFGKMGHSERVYGKLYKNIPHTRENGMFASAVRYFKG, via the coding sequence ATGGTATTTCGTGTTTTCACCGAGAGAAAGCGCGGCTTCGCCGCGGAGGCGGCGCGGACGCTTTCGGATATAAGAGAACTGCTCGGCGTGACCTCCGTCACGGGTGTGCGCCTGCTCAACCGCTACGACGCGGAGGGTATGAGCGAAGCGGATTTCCGCGCCTGCCTGACGACCGTCTTTTCCGAGCCGCAGATGGACGATATCCTGTTCGAAGTGCCGCAGGGGAACTACACGGCGTTCGCCGTCGAATACCTGCCGGGGCAGTTCGATCAGCGCGCCGATTCCTGCGCGCAGTGCATCCAGCTCGCCTGCGGAGGCGAGCGCCCGGCCGTGCGAAGCGGCAAGGTCTACCTGCTCGAAGGCGACGTCACCCCCGCTCAGCTCGAAGCGGTGAAAAAGTACATCATCAATCCCGTCGAGAGCCGCGAGGCGTCCTTCGACAAGCCGGAAACGCTGCGTATGGACGCCGACGCGCCCGCGGACGTCGCGGTTCTGGACGGCTTCACGCGGCTTGACGACGCGGGGCTCGACAAGGTCATCGCGGACTACCGCCTCGCGATGGATCACGCGGATATCGCCTTCTGCCGCGACTACTTCCGCGGAGAAGGGCGCGATCCGTCGCTTACCGAGCTGCGTATGCTCGATACCTACTGGTCCGACCACTGCCGCCACACCACCTTCGGCACGGTTATCGAGAGCGTCGAGCTTGCCGATCCCGCCGTCGCGGCGGCTTACGCGCGCTTTGAGGATATGCGCCGCGAGCTCGGCAGGACGAAGCCCGTCACGCTTATGGAACTCGCGACTATCGGCGCGAAATATCTGAAAGCGAAGGGACTGCTGACCGACCTCGACGAATCCGAGGAGATCAACGCCTGCACAGTGAAGATAAAAGCCGTCGTCGACGGCGAGGCGCAGGACTGGCTGCTGCTCTTCAAAAACGAAACGCACAACCACCCGACCGAGATCGAGCCCTTCGGCGGAGCCGCCACCTGCATCGGCGGCGCGATTCGCGATCCGCTCTCCGGCAGGGCTTACGTATACCAGGCGATGCGCGTGACCGGCGCGTCCGACCCGACCGTTCCGATATCGGAAACGCTATCCGGCAAGCTGCCGCAGCGCAAGATAGTTACCGAAGCGGCGGCGGGATATTCATCTTACGGCAACCAGATCGGGCTCGCGACCGGGCTCGTTGACGAAATATACCATCCCGGCTACGCCGCGAAGCGCATGGAGATCGGCGCGGTCGTCGGCGCGGCTCCCGCGCGCAACGTGCGGCGCGAAGTTCCCGCCCCGGGCGACGTCGTGATCCTGCTCGGCGGCAGAACCGGACGCGACGGCTGCGGCGGCGCGACCGGATCGTCTAAATCCCACTCCGTCGCCTCGCTCGAGCAGTGCGGCGCGGAGGTGCAGAAGGGCAACGCGCCCGAGGAGCGCAAGCTCCAGCGCCTCTTCCGAAACAGCGAGGCCGCGCGGCTGATAAAGCGCTGCAACGACTTCGGCGCTGGCGGCGTATCCGTCGCCATCGGCGAGCTCGCTGACGGCATGGAGATCAACCTCGACCTCGTTCCGAAGAAGTACGACGGGCTCGACGGCACCGAGCTCGCGATAAGCGAATCGCAGGAGCGTATGGCGGTCGTGCTCGCGGCCGCGGACAAGGCGCGCTTCCTCGAGCTCGCCGCGGGCGAGAACCTCGAGGCCGTGCAGGTCGCGGAGATAACCGCCGAACCCCGCCTCGTCATGAAATGGCGCGGCAAAACCATAGTCGATATCTCGCGCGAGTTCCTCAATTCCAGCGGCGCGCCGAAATACACCTCCGTCAGGGTGGACGCTCCCGCGCCCGAAGCGGAAGCGCCCGTCGAAGGCGGCTTTGCGGAGCGCGTCAAGGCGCTCGCCTCGGACCTCAACGTCTGCTCCAAGCGCGGACTTTCCGAGCGCTTCGACTCGACCATAGGCGCGGCGACGCTGCTTTCGCCCTTCGGCGGAAAGCGCAGACGCACTCCCGCGCAGGCGATGGCGGCGCTGCTTCCCGCGGACGGCGAGACCGACGCCTGCTCGATAATGGCGTACGGCTTCGAGCCGTACCGCACCGAACGCGATCCCTACGCCGGCTCGTATACCGCCGTCGCGCAGTCTGTGGCGAAGGTCATCGCCGCGGGCGGCAAACGCGCGAATACGCATCTTACTTTCCAGGAATACTTTCAGCGGCTCGGCTCGGCGCCGGAAAACTGGGGCAAGCCGTTCGCCGCGCTGCTCGGCGCGCTCGACGCGCAGATAGACCTCTCCCTCGCCGCGATCGGCGGCAAGGACTCGATGAGCGGCAGCTTTGAGAAGTTCCATGTTCCGCCTACGCTCGTTTCTTTCGCCGTCGCGTCCGGCGTTCAGTCCGACGTCATCGCGCCGGAGTTCAAACGCGCCGGAGCGCGCGTCTTCCTGCTCCGTCCGGACGAAGAGGGCGGCAGACCAACCGCCGCGGGACTGACCACCGCGTTCGATTATGCGGAAAAACTCATCGCGGATAAGAAGGCGGTTTCCGCCTACGTCGTCGGCGGCAAGGGCGCCGCCGAGGGCGTGATGAAGTGCTGCTTCGGCAACGGGCTCGGCTTCGCCTTCGCGGACGGCGCGGATCCCTTCGCGCCGCACGCCTGCTCCTTCATTCTTGAGGCCGCCGACGGCTTCGAGCCGCGGGCCGCAGAGGGCTTTGAAATCTCGCTGCTCGGCGTTGTTACAGGCGAATACACGATCGCGTTCGGAAACGAAAAGGCCGATTTAAGCGAAATCGAAGCGCTCTACGAGGGCCGCCTCGAATCCGTCTTCCACAGCTTTGCCGCGCCGGCGGAAAAACCGCCCGTGCTCGCGTATGAAGGCAAAAGCGCCGCCGCTCCGGCGGTGCTGACCGCGAAGCCGCGCGTTTTCATACCCGTCTTCCCGGGCACGAACTGCGAATACGACACCGCCCGCGCCTTTGAGAAGGCCGGCGCGGAGCCGGACGTCTTCGTTCTCCGCAACCTCACCGCCGCGGATATCGCCGCCTCCGCTTCGGAAGCGGCGCGCCGCATAGCGCGGTCGCAGATCATATTCATCCCCGGCGGATTTTCCGGCGGCGACGAGCCGGACGGAAGCGGCAAGTTCATCACCGCGTTCTTCCGCAGTCCCGCCGTCAGCGAAGCGACGGGCGAGCTGCTCGACGTCCGCAAAGGACTTATGGGCGGCATCTGCAACGGCTTCCAGGCGCTCGTAAAGCTCGGGCTGCTGCCTTACGGCCGCATCAGAGAAGCGACCTCCGACTCCCCGACGCTGACCTACAACGTCATCGGCAGACACCAGTCGCGTATGGTGCTGACCCGCGTCGCGTCCGCGCTCTCGCCCTGGCTTTCCGCCTGCGAGGTCGGCGACGTCCATCTCGTTCCCGTATCCCACGGCGAAGGCCGCTTCGTCGCGCCGGAGCCGCTGCTGCGCGAGCTCGCGGATAACGGGCAGATCGCGACTCAGTACTGCGACGCGGATGGAACGCCCTCCGGCGATATCGAATACAACCCCAACGGTTCCTACTGGGCGGTGGAGGGCATAACCTCCGCCGACGGCCGCATCTTCGGCAAGATGGGGCACAGCGAACGCGTTTACGGCAAGCTTTACAAAAACATACCCCACACGCGCGAGAACGGAATGTTCGCCTCGGCGGTGAGGTATTTCAAGGGTTGA
- a CDS encoding M48 family metallopeptidase: MDVKVIRSDRRTASVEISRDLTVTVRVPRRFSDERVQAFVERNSGWIEKHLKAQRERNAWLRFPVDADPALLRAEAEKELPPLLEKYIALTGLKPKAVKVNSAKKRLGSCSPDGTIHFSYTLMLYPPEAVEYVVLHELAHLKERNHQRGFYALIERYMPDWRSRRALLK, translated from the coding sequence ATGGACGTAAAGGTGATACGCAGCGACCGCCGCACCGCGTCGGTCGAAATATCGCGGGACCTGACCGTCACCGTCCGCGTGCCGCGGCGCTTTTCGGACGAGCGGGTGCAGGCGTTCGTCGAACGCAACTCCGGCTGGATAGAGAAGCACCTCAAGGCGCAGCGCGAGCGCAACGCGTGGCTCCGCTTTCCCGTCGACGCCGATCCCGCGTTACTTCGCGCGGAGGCGGAAAAAGAACTGCCGCCGCTGCTTGAGAAGTATATCGCGCTTACCGGTCTGAAGCCGAAGGCGGTGAAGGTAAACTCGGCGAAAAAGCGGCTCGGAAGCTGTTCGCCGGACGGCACGATACACTTTTCATACACGCTGATGCTTTACCCGCCCGAAGCGGTCGAATACGTCGTGCTGCACGAGCTGGCGCACCTGAAGGAACGCAACCATCAGCGCGGCTTTTACGCGCTGATAGAACGCTATATGCCGGACTGGCGCTCCCGCAGGGCGCTGCTGAAATAG
- a CDS encoding sulfatase-like hydrolase/transferase produces MRILQKFKKETFEKYAAPVAVLLIAANLLTVLMCIVSEGTFLRAFLMPSGWAFVMNTLFVYMPMLVLFFLVRKTWIAFLPFSVLFCAFNYFDYLKVSIRGETILPCDFTILTEAAETTGMLEFEITLGLITAVVMIAAITLGLFFFDKLVIKKNGLVIRLRNGAIIAAVTLAVFVGGFFATFLNPSFLNATGLTAYQWKQLNTRNNNGFLVNFLANIPYVLPEKPSGYGKESAEATYGEVLTELNAAYTDDGEDAGAVEKPNIIIVMNESFTDADKFSYINFERSTTPTLHEIAQTKTGGAHFTPQFGGGTANVEFELLTGYSLRYLPASSTPYQQHVKKTTPSYVSFLRDELGYSTTAIHSYGPHFWNRDNVYPLIGFEKFVSEPDFALPLRMRTYVSDESTADMIIKQYEENRATGKPFFNFTVTMQNHGSYSGNDYDEGTMINATDGSMDLRKGVFGAIRSYATSICFADDMLRQLTDYFSTCGEPTIVMFFGDHLGSFGNKEASYFASGYTKNSTDTPEGFYDLHTPPFVIWDNYTDVSASPDTALSTYYLIPYMTQTYSLPQPMYFKYLLQQSGYVKGTGGDYYLRGDGSIAESGSVTEEENAELERQHMFQYDALFGKQYVTDKIWARYK; encoded by the coding sequence ATGCGCATCCTGCAAAAGTTCAAAAAAGAGACATTTGAAAAATACGCGGCACCGGTCGCGGTGCTTCTCATCGCCGCGAATCTGCTGACCGTGCTGATGTGCATCGTCAGCGAAGGCACCTTCCTTCGCGCGTTCCTTATGCCGAGCGGCTGGGCGTTCGTTATGAATACCCTCTTCGTTTATATGCCGATGCTCGTGCTGTTCTTTTTGGTGAGGAAAACGTGGATCGCGTTCCTGCCGTTTTCCGTGTTGTTCTGCGCCTTCAATTACTTCGATTATCTGAAGGTGAGCATCCGCGGCGAAACGATACTCCCCTGCGACTTCACGATACTGACCGAAGCCGCGGAGACAACGGGTATGCTCGAATTCGAGATCACTCTCGGGCTCATAACGGCGGTCGTGATGATTGCGGCGATCACTCTGGGGCTTTTCTTCTTCGACAAGCTCGTGATAAAGAAAAACGGACTCGTCATACGCCTCCGCAACGGCGCGATAATAGCCGCGGTAACGCTCGCCGTATTCGTCGGCGGCTTCTTCGCGACTTTCTTAAACCCCTCTTTTCTTAACGCCACGGGGCTGACCGCCTACCAGTGGAAGCAGCTCAACACCCGCAACAACAACGGGTTTTTGGTAAACTTCCTGGCTAACATACCCTACGTCCTGCCCGAAAAGCCCTCCGGCTACGGCAAGGAATCGGCCGAAGCGACCTACGGCGAGGTGCTCACCGAACTGAACGCCGCTTACACGGACGACGGCGAAGATGCCGGCGCGGTCGAGAAGCCCAATATTATAATAGTAATGAACGAATCCTTCACCGACGCGGATAAGTTCTCATACATCAACTTCGAGCGCTCCACGACTCCGACGCTGCACGAGATCGCGCAGACGAAGACCGGCGGCGCCCACTTCACACCGCAGTTCGGCGGCGGCACGGCGAACGTGGAATTCGAGCTGCTGACGGGTTACAGCCTGCGCTACCTGCCGGCAAGTTCCACCCCCTACCAGCAGCACGTCAAAAAAACGACGCCGAGTTACGTCAGCTTCCTGCGCGACGAGCTTGGCTACTCTACGACGGCGATCCACTCGTACGGCCCGCACTTCTGGAACCGCGACAACGTCTATCCGCTCATCGGTTTCGAGAAGTTCGTCTCCGAACCCGATTTTGCGCTTCCGCTCCGGATGCGCACCTACGTCAGCGACGAATCGACCGCGGATATGATCATAAAGCAGTATGAAGAGAATCGCGCCACCGGCAAGCCGTTCTTCAACTTCACCGTAACGATGCAGAACCACGGCAGTTACAGCGGCAACGACTATGACGAAGGCACGATGATAAACGCGACCGACGGCAGTATGGACCTCAGAAAAGGCGTTTTCGGCGCGATACGCAGCTACGCGACGAGCATCTGCTTTGCCGACGATATGCTCAGGCAACTGACCGACTACTTCTCGACCTGCGGCGAACCGACGATAGTTATGTTTTTCGGCGACCACCTCGGCTCCTTCGGCAACAAGGAGGCATCGTATTTCGCCTCCGGCTACACGAAGAACAGCACTGATACTCCCGAGGGCTTCTACGACCTGCACACCCCGCCTTTCGTCATCTGGGACAACTACACGGACGTTTCCGCAAGCCCCGACACGGCGCTGAGCACCTACTATCTCATCCCTTATATGACGCAGACCTATTCCCTGCCGCAGCCGATGTATTTCAAATATCTGCTGCAGCAGAGCGGATACGTCAAGGGCACCGGAGGCGACTACTACCTGCGCGGCGACGGAAGCATCGCGGAAAGCGGCTCCGTCACCGAAGAGGAAAATGCCGAACTGGAGCGTCAGCATATGTTCCAGTACGACGCCCTCTTCGGCAAGCAGTACGTAACAGACAAGATCTGGGCAAGATATAAGTAA